AAGTATTGTACTCCTGGCCGCGCGCCAGAGCGCCAACCCCTTCCAAAAAAGGCTCCAGGCCACCAGCACCGCCAGGAGCCATGGATTGAATGGTGGCACCCACGCCGTCTGCACCCACATCATCCCCCCTGATTAAGACGTGCCAAGAAGATTCTACCCAAGCCCAAGCCGGCCTTCATCCTCCTCGGGTGCCGCCAGCCGGAGATCACGAAGCCGGGCCGGGCGGGCCTTTTCAGTCCGAGGCGGCGGCCTGCCTCTCGGCCTCTTCGGCGCCGCCGTCCAGCAGGCCCTTGTGTCCGATGACCTCCAGTATGCTCAGCAGGGAGATCAGCCAGGCCAGGGTGGACTCGGCCCCCTGGTTCGGGTTTACTCCCTGGGGCATGAGCCCGTCGCAGCAGCCCCCGGTGGTAAAGTCATAGAGGGGCAGGTTCAGGTCGTTGGCGCCCAGGAACCAGTTCAGGGCGCGCAGCGCCTCGCGCATCCACTGGTTGTCGCCTGTGGCGCGGAAGGCCTCCAGGCAGGCCCCGACGAGGGCCATGGCGTCCACCGGCTGCTGGTCGAAGCGCGCCCGGGTGCCGCCGCGGACGCACCAGCCGGCGTTGCCGACCGGGGAGAGGTGCCCCTCCGGCGCCGTCTGCAGCCGCAGAAGCCAGCGCAGGCTGGCCAGGCCGTCCTCCAGCATGGCCCGCTCCCCCTGCCGGCGGCCGGCCAGGATCAGGGCGCGGGACAGGGTGGCGTTGTCGTAGGTGACCCGGTCCTCGAACCAGAGCCAGTCGCGCCGGGTGTAGGCCCTGAACTGGTCGTGCAGCCGCCGCGCCAGCATCCGGGCGGCGCGCCTGGCGCGGGCGTCGCCGGAGTAGACCTCGAGGTAGGCGTGGAGCCCGATGAGGGTGAAGGCCCAGGCGCGCGGCGCCGTCAGGTCGCTCACGGCCGCCAGGGCGTCGTTGAAGAGCCGCGTCGCCAGGGCGCGCAGCGCCTCGCCCGGCGCATCCCGCACGGTAACCCCGAGCGCCCACATGGCGCGGCCGTGGGCGTCTTCGCTGCCGACCTCCTCGAGCCAGCGGCGGTCGTACGACATGAAGTTGCGGAAGCGCCCCCGCTCGCGGTTGAAGGCGTGCAGCAGGAACGAGAGGTACTTCTGCGCCAGCGGGACGGTACTCTTGTGGCGGTAAACGGCGTGGTACAGGTCGGCCGCGATCAGGGCGCGGGCGTTGTCGTCGACGCAGTATCCATGCTCCCGATCGGGCACCGTGTAGGCGCAGTGCTGCAGCATCCCCGTGTCGTCGGTCATGGCCAGCATATGCTTGAGGTCGGGCGGGGGCAGCTTGTCCAGGACCTTGGCCGGCGAGTCCTCGCGCGCCGCGGGCCGGGGCCTGCTCCGTCGCCGCTGGAGCACCCGGTCGAACAACTCGTGGTAGCGGCGCGCCACCTCGCACCAGATCATCCGGCGGCCGTACTGGTAGGCGCGCTTGCGCATGGCGTTGCACTCGTGCTCGTTTTCCAGCAGGTCGTTGATCTCCCGCGCCATGGCCCGGGGGTCGTCGAAGGGCACCAGCCGGCCGCGCCCGTCGGCCAGCAGTTCCTCGGCGTGCCAGTAGGGCATGGAGATGACAGCCTTCCCCGCTCCCACGGCGTAGGAGAGGGTGCCGGAGGTGATCTGCGCCGGCGACCTGTAGGGCGTGACAAAGATGTCGGCGGCCAGAAGGTAGCGGAGAAGCTCGTCGTCGTCCACGTATTTATTATCAAAACGGACGTGAGCGTCGAGACCCAGCCGGTTGACCAGCTGGTGAAGGCTGTTCCGGTAGGCGTCGCCCGTAGCCCGCAGGACGTGGGGGTGCGTGGCGCCGAGGATGATGTAGATGACGTCCGGATGCTCGGCGATGACCTCCGGCAGGGCCTTGATCACGACCTCGAATCCTTTGCCGGGATGCATCAGGCCGAAGGAGAGAATCACCTTCCGCCCCTCGACCCCCAGGGTGTCCTTGTAGAACACGGGGTCGACAAAAGCGACGTCCGGAATGCCGTGCGGGATAAAGACCACCTGCTCCTCGGGCAGGCCGTAGACCTCGTGCAGGATCCGCTTCCCCCGCTGGCTCATGGCGACAACGGTTTCGGAGCAGCGGGCGAGGTCCAGGAGGATGGCCCGCTGGTGGGGGGAAGGCTCGGTGAGAATGGTGTGCAGCGTGGTGACCACCGGCACGCGCACGTTGTCCAGGAGGTGCAGGAGGTGGGCGCCGCACCTGCCGCCGAAGATACCGTACTCGTGCTGCACCGCCAGCAGGTCCACCTGGCAGACATTGAGGAAGTCGGCCGCCCGCAGGTAGTCCGGTACGCTGCCCTCCCTGATGTGAAACTTGACCCGCTGGGGATAGGAATAGCCGCCGTCGGTGTCGTCCATGGCCAGAACACCCACCTCGCAGGCCCCGGGCCTCGTGGCCTCGAGCGCGTCAGCCAGGTCTTCCGTGAACGTGGCGATGCCGCACTTGCGCGGCGGGTAGGTGCCCAACAGCGCCACCTGCCGCCCGTTACCGCTCCTCGAACATCCGTTCATGGTCAGCATCCCTCCCTTCGTGGTCTTATCGCCGTTGGTGTCCCCCGCTAAAAAAGCCACTTTTTGACGTCGTTAATGTTCACCGTGGCGATGCCCGAGGCCCAATCCGACATGGCGTAGGGCAGAATAAGGTGCTCCCCGTGCAGCACGGCCCCGCAGCTGTACACGACGTTGGGAACGTAGCCCTCGCGCTCGTACTCGTTGGGGGCCAGGATGGGCCGCGGCAGGCGCCCGATGAGCTTCGCCGGGTTCTCCAGGTCCAAGACGTCGATCCCCAGGTAGTATTTCCGCATCGGGCCCACCCCGTGGGTGATCACCAGCCATCCGAATTCGGTCTCGATCGGGGCACCGCAGTTGCCGATCTGCACGAATTCCCAGGGGTTCTCGGGGCCGCGGATCAGATGGGCGTCGCCCCAACAGAAGGGGCTGTCGGAGAAGGCGACGTAGTTGCACTCGTTGTCGATGCGCGACAGCAGGGCGTACTTGCCGTTGATGCGGCGGGGGAAGAGGACCACCCCTTTGTTCTGCACGGCGTTGCCGGTCAGCGTCCAGGACTTGAAGACGCGGAAGTCCCTGGTTTCCAGCACCTTCGACACACCGGCGTGGCCGTTGTAGCCGGTGTAGGTGCCGTAGTAGGTCGCCTCCCCGTCATCGTCGACGAAGCGCACCCAGCGCACGTCCTCAATGCCATGGTTCTCGTTCTCCACGACCGGCATGAGGATACGGCTGGAATAGCGCGTCTCGCGCCCGAACTTGGCGACGTAGGCCGTCTCGCTCATCCACCGGACGGCGATGTCGATCTCGGTCCCAAGCCTCCTGGGGAGAACGCGCCGGGCATCGGTCTTGATCAGCAGTTCCTCCAGGTCGGACGGCGTGAACTCCAGGGGCAGCCTTTCCACTATCTCCGCCAGGGCCTTGCTGTAAGCGCTGCGCTTCTCCAGGTAGGCCCGAAAGATGTCCCGGCGGAATTTTTGTGCGGGCAGCCGCTCGGGCAGCACCAGGAAATCGCAGATCGGCCGCGTCTTAACGTCGAGTTCCTCGTCGATGACGCAGGAGCGGAACTCCAGCGAGGAGATGTGCCCCTCGCCGATGCTCCGGAAAGACAGGAGATACCGTGTCTCCCCCTTGCGCAGGTTCTTCTGGTCCGGGTGCAGCACCATCGAGGGGTTGGCGATGCCTACCGCCTGCACGGAGTACTCGGCGGTGAAGTAGGCCCCGATGAGCAGCTTGCGGTTCTCCGAGGGCTCGGCGCCCGCTGGGACACAGTGCCTGACGCCCTCGTAGTGTTTCAGGAGGATGTCCTCCAACCGCTGGTGACGGTAGGCGAATTCCTCCATCACGTCACCCAGCATGGAGGGTACTTCTTCCTCGGGAACGGACATTATCCGCCGGATGATCCGGGCGGCGCGTCCGCTGCCGGGCGTGAAGAACCGGGCGATCACCCGCGAGCTGTCGGCGGACCGGATCTCGGCGATCCTCTGGACCGGGATGCAGGGCTCGTCAAGACGCAAGTCGCTCAGCCACCTTTGCTTTGGATTGGCGTTAGTTAGGGTTATGACTCTTCGACCAACCTTAGAATCTCTGCGACCTTCTCCCGGACCAGTTCCGCGTCGCCCCTGGCCTCGACGTTGAGCCTCAGCACCGGCTCGGTATTGGACATGCGCAGGTTGAAGCGCCACTCGGCGAAGTCCAGGCCGATGCCGTCGGTCTCGTCGACGCGCCGGGCACGGAACTCGTAGTACGCGCGGACGCGGGCCAGGGCCGCCGCCGGGTCGCGCACGACGCGGTTGATCTCACCGCTTATGGGGTAGCGCCGCTTGCGCTCTTCCACCAGTTCCGAGAGCTTTTTTCCCGTCTCGCTCATCAACTGGAGAACCAGGAGCCAGGGGACCATCCCGCTGTCGCAGTAGGCGAAGTCGCGGAAGTAGTGATGCGCCGACATCTCGCCCCCGTATGCGGCGTCCTCGGCGCGCATGCGTTCCTTGATGAAGGCGTGCCCCGTCTTGCTCTGGACGGGTATCCCGCCCGCCTCGCGTACGATTTCGACGGTGTTCCAGGTCAGGCGGGGGTCGTGGATGATCCTGGCCCCCGGGTGACGCTTGAGCATCTGCTGCGCCAGCAGGCCGACGATGTAGTAGCCCTCGACGAAGCCGCCGTTCTCGTCGAAGAGGAAGCAGCGGTCGAAGTCGCCGTCCCAGGCGATGCCGAGGTCGGCGCCCTTCCGCCGCACGGCCTCGGCCGTGGCCGCGCGGTTCTCCGGCAGCAGGGGGTTCGGCACCCCGTTGGGGAAGCGGCCGTCGGGCTCGAAGTAAAGCTTGCGAAACGTAAAGGGCAGGCGCTTTTCCAGCAAGTCGATCACCGGCCCGGCGCAGCCGTTGCCGGCGTTGCAGACCACCGTGAAGGGCTTCAGGCGGGCCGTGTCCACGTAGCGCAACAGGTGGGCAACGTAGCGCTCGCTGGTGTCCACCCGCCGGACCGTCCCGGGAGTGACCCCCGCGGCCCGTCCCGCGTCCCCGGCCTCGGCCAGGGCCTGAATCTCCCGCAGGCCGGAGTCGCCGCTGATCGGCCGCGCCTCCTCGCGCACCAGCTTCATCCCGTTGTAATCCGCGGGGTTGTGGCTGGCGGTGACCATAATTCCCCCGTCGACCCCCAGGTCAAAGGTGGCGAAGTAGACCTGCTCCGTCCCGCACAGGCCGATGTCCAGGACGTCCACCCCACTCGAGGTCAGCCCCCGGCTCAGGGCGGCGCCGAGGGCGGGGCCGGTCAGACGCACATCACGCCCGACCACCACCGCCCGCGGCCGCAGGAAGGCGGCGTAGGCCCGTCCGATGCGGAAGGCGATCTCCTCGTTCAGTTCTTCGGGCACCCGGCCCCGGATGTCGTAGGCCTTGAAGCAGGTAAGGGCGCCCGGGCGCTCGTCAACCGTCTTATCCAGTCGCCCTTCCTCCCTTCTTACAGATTCTCCACCAGTTTCTTTATCTCTTCGGCCCGGCGGCGGGACGCGATCAGCGTTTTGCGGCCGGCGCGGACGACGATCAGGTCCTCGACGCCGACCAGGGCCACCAGCTCCTCCGGGTCCTCGGCATAGACCAGGTTGCCGCGCGCGTCCAGGGCGCGCACCCGGCCGCGGGCGGCGTTGCCCTCCCCGTCCTTCGCCAGGAAGGCCTCCAGGGCCGGCCATCCCCCGACGTCGCTCCAGGAAAAGGGCGCGGCGATGACCCGCACGTCGGCCGCTTTCTCCATCACCCCGTAGTCGACGGAGACGGCCGGAACGGCGGCGAAAACCCGGCGCATTTCTCCCGCCCACCGGGGCGTGCCGTCATGGCGCGCCAGTTCCCTGAAATACAGGTAGTGATGCGGCAGATGCCTCTCGATCTCGGCGCCGATCGCCTCCGCCGTCCAGACAAAGATCCCGCTGTTCCAGAGGAAAGTGCCCTTCCGGAGATAGGCGCGTGCCGTTTCGTAGTCCGGCTTTTCCTTGAAACGCACCAGGCGGAAGTGAGCCAGGCCGTCGTCCTCGCCCACCTTTTCCCCCAGTTCCAGGTAGCCGTACCCCGTGGCGGGGTAGTCGGGCTTGATCCCGAACGTATACAGCGCCCCGGAAGCGACCGCCCCGCGCGCCGCGGACAGGACGGCCCTCTGGAAGGCCCCCGCCGGTTCAATGACGTGGTCCGCGGGCAGGACAGCCATCACCGGGTTGCCGAACCGGCGGCGGCACAGGGCGGCGGCGAGGGCCACCGCGGCCGCCGTGTCCCGCCGCATGGGCTCGCCGATGACGTTTTCCACCGGGACCACCGGCAAATGCTCGCGCGCCAGGGATACGAACCGCGCCCCGGTCAGGACCAGCGTGCGATCCGGCGGCACCAGGGTGGCGATCCGCCGGTAGGTGGCCTGCAGCAGCGACTCCTCACCGAAGAGGGAGAGGAACTGCTTCGGCTTTTCGCGGGTGGAAAGCGGCCAGAAGCGGGTCCCGGCGCCACCGGCGATGATCACCGCCACCAGGTTTTCCGATCCGCACTGCGTCACTGTTGCTGCATCCCTCCTTGCGCGTTCTAGGGCAGCGGGAGACGGCCGTGGTTCAGGCACAACTCGACCAGCTCCGCGACGCGGGCCGTCCCCACGCACATCACGGTGTCCGCCCCGCCCCAGTAAAGCTTCAGCGTGCCGTCGTCCTCCGGGACGGCGCCGCAGGTGAAGACGACATTGTGCACGTACCCGGTAATCTCCCAGGGGTCCTCGGGCTGCAGAATCCAGTCGTCGGCCACGCCCAGCACGCGGGAAGGGTCGTCCAGGGCGTGCAGGGCGACGCCGAGCCGGTAGACGCTGCCGTCCATGGTCGGGAAGACGCCATGGAAGATGTTCAGCCACCCCCGGTCGGTCCTGACCGGCGGAGCCCCCGGCCCGATCTTCATCTCGTCCCAGTGGTAGGGCGCCGGCTTGATCACCACCCGGGAATCCCCCCAGTGCACCAGGTCCGGGGAGTAGGAGATCCAGATGGACCACGGCGCGATGTGGGTGTGGGGCCTGTCAAGCCGGGCGTACCGCCCCCCGAAGCGCTCGGGGAAAATGACCACGTTGCGCTGATCGGCCTCGGTGATCAGCGCCACGCGCTCCACCCGCGCGAAGTCCCGCGTGCGGGCCAGCCCGATGCGCACCCCGTGCCGCGAGTAGGCGCTGTAGGTCAGCAGGTACTCGTCCTCGCAGGGGCAGATGCGCAGGTCCTCGACGCCGAACTCCTCGTAGACGGCGAAGACCCCGGTTTCAGCGGGAGTCATGAAGGGCTCGGGACGCACGCGGAAGCGGAAGCCGTCCTCGCTCTCGGCCAGGCCGATGATCGACCGGCCGTTTTGCCGGTGGGCGC
This region of Thermoanaerobacterales bacterium genomic DNA includes:
- a CDS encoding phosphomannomutase CpsG (capsular polysaccharide biosynthesis protein; catalyzes the formation of D-mannose 6-phosphate from alpha-D-mannose 1-phosphate), producing MDKTVDERPGALTCFKAYDIRGRVPEELNEEIAFRIGRAYAAFLRPRAVVVGRDVRLTGPALGAALSRGLTSSGVDVLDIGLCGTEQVYFATFDLGVDGGIMVTASHNPADYNGMKLVREEARPISGDSGLREIQALAEAGDAGRAAGVTPGTVRRVDTSERYVAHLLRYVDTARLKPFTVVCNAGNGCAGPVIDLLEKRLPFTFRKLYFEPDGRFPNGVPNPLLPENRAATAEAVRRKGADLGIAWDGDFDRCFLFDENGGFVEGYYIVGLLAQQMLKRHPGARIIHDPRLTWNTVEIVREAGGIPVQSKTGHAFIKERMRAEDAAYGGEMSAHHYFRDFAYCDSGMVPWLLVLQLMSETGKKLSELVEERKRRYPISGEINRVVRDPAAALARVRAYYEFRARRVDETDGIGLDFAEWRFNLRMSNTEPVLRLNVEARGDAELVREKVAEILRLVEES
- a CDS encoding sugar phosphate nucleotidyltransferase — encoded protein: MTQCGSENLVAVIIAGGAGTRFWPLSTREKPKQFLSLFGEESLLQATYRRIATLVPPDRTLVLTGARFVSLAREHLPVVPVENVIGEPMRRDTAAAVALAAALCRRRFGNPVMAVLPADHVIEPAGAFQRAVLSAARGAVASGALYTFGIKPDYPATGYGYLELGEKVGEDDGLAHFRLVRFKEKPDYETARAYLRKGTFLWNSGIFVWTAEAIGAEIERHLPHHYLYFRELARHDGTPRWAGEMRRVFAAVPAVSVDYGVMEKAADVRVIAAPFSWSDVGGWPALEAFLAKDGEGNAARGRVRALDARGNLVYAEDPEELVALVGVEDLIVVRAGRKTLIASRRRAEEIKKLVENL
- a CDS encoding glycosyltransferase family 4 protein → MNGCSRSGNGRQVALLGTYPPRKCGIATFTEDLADALEATRPGACEVGVLAMDDTDGGYSYPQRVKFHIREGSVPDYLRAADFLNVCQVDLLAVQHEYGIFGGRCGAHLLHLLDNVRVPVVTTLHTILTEPSPHQRAILLDLARCSETVVAMSQRGKRILHEVYGLPEEQVVFIPHGIPDVAFVDPVFYKDTLGVEGRKVILSFGLMHPGKGFEVVIKALPEVIAEHPDVIYIILGATHPHVLRATGDAYRNSLHQLVNRLGLDAHVRFDNKYVDDDELLRYLLAADIFVTPYRSPAQITSGTLSYAVGAGKAVISMPYWHAEELLADGRGRLVPFDDPRAMAREINDLLENEHECNAMRKRAYQYGRRMIWCEVARRYHELFDRVLQRRRSRPRPAAREDSPAKVLDKLPPPDLKHMLAMTDDTGMLQHCAYTVPDREHGYCVDDNARALIAADLYHAVYRHKSTVPLAQKYLSFLLHAFNRERGRFRNFMSYDRRWLEEVGSEDAHGRAMWALGVTVRDAPGEALRALATRLFNDALAAVSDLTAPRAWAFTLIGLHAYLEVYSGDARARRAARMLARRLHDQFRAYTRRDWLWFEDRVTYDNATLSRALILAGRRQGERAMLEDGLASLRWLLRLQTAPEGHLSPVGNAGWCVRGGTRARFDQQPVDAMALVGACLEAFRATGDNQWMREALRALNWFLGANDLNLPLYDFTTGGCCDGLMPQGVNPNQGAESTLAWLISLLSILEVIGHKGLLDGGAEEAERQAAASD
- a CDS encoding glycoside hydrolase family 130 protein — its product is MRLDEPCIPVQRIAEIRSADSSRVIARFFTPGSGRAARIIRRIMSVPEEEVPSMLGDVMEEFAYRHQRLEDILLKHYEGVRHCVPAGAEPSENRKLLIGAYFTAEYSVQAVGIANPSMVLHPDQKNLRKGETRYLLSFRSIGEGHISSLEFRSCVIDEELDVKTRPICDFLVLPERLPAQKFRRDIFRAYLEKRSAYSKALAEIVERLPLEFTPSDLEELLIKTDARRVLPRRLGTEIDIAVRWMSETAYVAKFGRETRYSSRILMPVVENENHGIEDVRWVRFVDDDGEATYYGTYTGYNGHAGVSKVLETRDFRVFKSWTLTGNAVQNKGVVLFPRRINGKYALLSRIDNECNYVAFSDSPFCWGDAHLIRGPENPWEFVQIGNCGAPIETEFGWLVITHGVGPMRKYYLGIDVLDLENPAKLIGRLPRPILAPNEYEREGYVPNVVYSCGAVLHGEHLILPYAMSDWASGIATVNINDVKKWLF
- a CDS encoding glycoside hydrolase family 130 protein → MREAIVTRYPKNPILTRDDVPYPVATVHNAGVVKHGGRYIMLFRAHRQNGRSIIGLAESEDGFRFRVRPEPFMTPAETGVFAVYEEFGVEDLRICPCEDEYLLTYSAYSRHGVRIGLARTRDFARVERVALITEADQRNVVIFPERFGGRYARLDRPHTHIAPWSIWISYSPDLVHWGDSRVVIKPAPYHWDEMKIGPGAPPVRTDRGWLNIFHGVFPTMDGSVYRLGVALHALDDPSRVLGVADDWILQPEDPWEITGYVHNVVFTCGAVPEDDGTLKLYWGGADTVMCVGTARVAELVELCLNHGRLPLP